The following nucleotide sequence is from Chelonia mydas isolate rCheMyd1 chromosome 5, rCheMyd1.pri.v2, whole genome shotgun sequence.
gtgagaactaaagggttggagaacaaaggaatcggtgacctcctggcccgggaaagggacaaagcccagaggaggaggggctggagggagtttcagtttggggctggctggggacatggagtgaagtgcagacggggttgtttggctcactgccccccaaaatggacccagctgaggggtccagttctctgcacctacaagctctggttagaccatgttcctgtcgtctaataaaccttctgttttactggctggctgagagtcacgtctgactgcagagttggggggcaggacccactggcttccccaggaccccgcctgggcggactcgctgtgggaagcgcacggaggggcagaggatgctgaatgctccgaggtcagacccaggaaggtggagccgggtgagctgtgtgtcctgcagacaggctgctcccagagaggagacttccccagggtcctgcctggcttcgtggggagcagttccagagcatcgcccggggacccgtGACAGGCTGTGCCGGGGGAATGGtgcaagggggcgggggccagACATGCCTGGGGCTCCGTGCCAGCTACTCTGTCCCAGGACAGGCGTGTCCCTGGGGCTACGCCGGGGGTGACAGCGCTGccatggggcagggcagtggggttcTCCCCAGGGTGATAagccctggggctccaggggcAACTGAGCTGGGGGCCGCACTGCCCTGGGCCAGACCCTACGTGctgccatgggagcaagggggcaGAGGCCAGCCATGTGCCCCCCCCACGCTGCGCATACCATAGGGCCGGCCCCCTTTTCTCCGAGTCTCAGCCGTCTCGAAGAAGGTCTCGTGCTCCTCCCAGCGCCGGTCGCAGGCCGCACACAGGAAGTTGGACTCAAAGCAGACACACCAACAGCCtgtgtggggaagggcagggctcaGCCCGGTGGGGATTCAGGGCCCCTGGGTCTTGGCCAGAGCACCCGAGAgtccccagcaccccctcaccctccccataGCACCGGCAGCCTCCGGCCAGAGCACACCCAGCCACAGGCACCAGGGAGACACTGTCTGTGCCACACGGTTGGCAGGAAATGCCCAGGGGACAGGCAGTGACAGcccacgtgcacacacacacacgcacgtgcACACAGTGACagcccacagacacacacagtgacagcccatgtgcgcacacacacacgcacacacaggacagcctgtgacgaagtgggactgttcttaatgtttcctctgaatagtgtgggggtgcctcagtttcccctatgaagttcttaagtatctaggtggtggggtaagggtatatgatcattgcagagccctagagggcaggtgtgtgcaggggtctggacacaaagaatggccgacaccctgtttcctgaccCCTGATGGCCTGacccttccccccctgcaaggtgagagctaaagggttggagaacaaaggaatccggtgacctcctggcccgggaaagggacaaagccagaGGAGacggggagcgggggctggagagagtttgagttgggggctggctggggacatggagtgaagggcagacgtggttgtctggctccctgcccctcaaaatggacccggctgaggggtccggttctctgcacctaaaaaactctgtgttagaccatgttcctgtcgtctaataaaccctctgttttactggctggctgagagtcccgtctgactgcggagttggggggcaggaccctctggcttccccaggaccctgcctggtggactcgctgggggaagcgcacggaggggcagaggaggctgaatgctccgaggtcagacccaggaaggtggaagctgtgtgagctgtgtgtcctgaagacaggctgctcacagaaaggagactgctccagagtcctgcctggctttgtggggagcagttccagagcatcgcccggggacgccgtgacacagcccacgtgtgcacacacacacacgcgcacacagtGACAGCCCAGGTGCACACTCGCAGTGACAGCCCACATGTCCGCCCCCCGCAGGCACGCACACTCTGCCCCGCGGCCGCACGCCCTGCCCGTAGCTGCCCCCACCTGCGGCTCGACAGGCGCGGCGGGCGCTGGGCGCGTGCTCCTCGGGCTGTGCAGGCAGCGGCACGTGGCCCGCCAGGCGGGGAGGGGTCGAAGCCAGCTCTCCTCCTCAGCCAGAACTCGCCCCCGTCCTCGGGCCGGGAGGGGATGAAGAGGAAGCTCTGGCACGTGCAGCTGGGCACGATGCAGGGCATCCGCGCACGCGTCTCTGCAGAGCAAATGCCCGTCACCCCTTGGGCCACACACAgcgagccctccccacccccggggaGAGCCCCAGGAACTGCCCGGGGGCACTGCCCCATAGAgccccccaggctgggggtggggcccaggCTCTGAGCTGGCAGTctggtgtgggaagggggagagtcTCTTCGGGGCTTGGCTGTCTCTAGggtccccgctctgccccagagaAAGCCCAGCCTTTGAACACTGCCAGGCTGCGGCTAAGGAGACCTGCCTGCTCTATGAAgggccccaccccagcaccccctgccccacagcctggggcCAACAGAGGAGGGGACCGAGCAGCAGCCAAGCtcagagggagcaggaggggattGGAGCTGGGTGTGCAATGGgggacccctgccctagccctgggGGATGGGCACACGGGCTCCAtgagacagagtggggctgaccCATCACTGCCAGCCTTGAGTGCACGGGGCTGGCGGGGAGCAGGGCCAAGAGCGGAACTGGTGCCTGGAGAGCTCACACACTACCCTAGTTCCTGCCAGCCCTTCCCCACTGAACCCGGGCAGCCCAGACCCCCGACACAGGCCTggcaccccccccagccccaccagccCTACCCCACGGCACCTCGCTGCCCCATACTCCCCAACACGGGCCTGGTGCTCCCAGACCCCGCCAGCCCTGCCCACGACACCCAGGCACCCTGTACCCCCTAGTGCCCCACCaggccctgccagccctgcccaatGGCACCCCCGGGCACACGGTACTCACCAACATGGGCCTGCCAGCCCTTCTGCGTGACACCTGGGCACCCCGTACCCCCGACACAGGCCTGgcaccccccccggccccaccagccctgccccagagcacctgGCCGCCCCGCACCTACCGACATAGACCTGGTGCTCCCGCAGGAGGTGCCCGCAGAAGCACTTGGAGAGGTCACCCACGCGGAAGCAGTCCCACAGATACTCGGGGCAGCGCCAGCCGATGTAGAGACCTGTGGGCGGGAGGGGGTCAGCCCTACCAAGGATcctccatcccctgctccccTGCGCTGGTGCCCCCCAGCCAGGTCCTGGGCCCCCGAGTTACGTGCTGTGCCCCCTTAGTcccaggccaggctccctggcctcTCCTgagccccccagctccagcccgcGGGGCTCGGCGCCATTCCCCAGCGAGCAGAGGGGTCCCGCGCCCCCCGCGAAGGGCCCTACCTGTCTGCATGGCCTTGAGGGCCGCCTCCCTCTCCAGGTGGAACAGCTCCTGCACCTCCCTGCCGAACTGCTCCCGGTGCATGGCCTTGGCCACCGCCACCAGCTCGGCCCTCCTGGCCGGGACGATGGGCCGCACCGAATAGCCTGGGCAGAGACGGGGCGGGGTGAGTGGGCAggggcagcctccccacctgggACCCTCCCTGACCCATGGggcctggccctgctctctgagcCCAGGCTCTGCGTGGGACTTTGGGAAAttgcccagagcccccacctccGGGTAGCAGAGCTGGCAGCCAGCCCTACCCGGCcttctgccggtgcccctcacttccAACCCACACCCtgctgctagcccagccctgggcgccccatagtcctgccggtgcccctcaatcccaacccacatccccctgctagcccagccctgggcgccccatagtcctgccggtgcccctcaatcccaacccacacccccctgctagcccagccctgggcgccccacagtcctgccggtgcccctcaatcccaacccacaccccctgctagcccagccctgggcgccccacagtcctgccggtgcccctcaatcccaacccacaccccgctgctagcccagccctgggcgccccatagtcctgccggtgcccctcacttccAACCCAcacccccctgctagcccagccctgggttccccatagtcctgccggtgcccctcacttccAACCCACACCCTgttgctagcccagccctgggcgccccacaatcctgccggtgcccctcaatcccaacccacacccccctgctagcccagccctgggcgccccacaatcctgccggtgcccctcaatcccaacccacatccccctgctagcccagccctgggctctccacagtcctgccggtgcccctcaatcccaacccacacccccttgctagcccagccctgggcgccccatagtcctgccggtgcccctcaatcccaacccacatccccctgctagcccagccctgggcgccccTCATCCCACAGCACCgctgatgcccctcactcctgacccacacacccctgctagcccagccctgggcgccccacagtcctgccagtgcccctcacttcCAACCCACACCCcgctgctagcccagccctgggcgccccTCATCCCACAGCACCactgatgcccctcactcctgacccacacacccctgctagcccagccctgggcttcccaaacacagccctgccggtgcccctcaacccTGATCTGCAGCCTCTGCTACCCAAGCTAGGGGGTCCCCCTACTCCTGGACCCCTCAATCCCCATTCATTGCCTTGGGTGCTGGGGCACGTTTACACCCTCTTCTCCTagccatgcccctcccccagccttttaCCTGGCAGGGCGTGGGGCTCGGGGTCGGGGGGAGATCGGCTGGGTCAGAGCCGGGAGGTCGCGCTGGTGCTGGAGGCAGCTTCGCAGCCCTGGATCCCGAGGCCTCAGCTCACCCCATCGCGGGGAGATCGGGCCCCGTGGCCCATTTGGCCCTTGGCATTGCCGGCCCCAGCGCCAGCTCTGGGTTactcccgggggtgggggtgacctACCCACAACCGCTTTCTTGGCTGCTTTCTTCTTCGTGCCGCCCAGGGGCTTGTGCTTCGTCTGGGTGTGGATGTCGGTCACTTCCACTTCCTCCTGGTCCTCCTCCTCGTcaggctccaccccagccccagctggtgcCTCGTGGGACGGGCCCGAGGGCTCCTGGCCTGGCGGGGGGGACGGGCCCGAGGGCTCCTGGCCTGGCGGGGGGGACGGGCCCGAGGGCTCCTGACCTGGTGGGGGGGACGGGCCCGAGGGCTCCTGGCCTGGTGGGGGGGACGGGCCCGAGGGCTCCTCGGCCGGCAGGGGGGACGGGCCCGAGGGCTCCTCGGCCGGCAGGGGGGACGGGCCGGAGGGCTCCTGGCCTGGTGGGGGGGACGGGCCCGAGGGCTCCTGGCCTGGCGGGGGGGACCAGTCCCCCTTGCCCTCCATGCTGGACTCCTCGCCCTCCATGGCTGGTTCTGCCCAGACAAAGGGTGGGCCAagcctggggcctggggccagctgTTGTTGGATGCTAGGTTACAGCTGTTGTCTGTTGCTAGGTAACTGCGGTGGCCGTGGTGACTCTGGGAGCAGCCCAGGGATTGGCCAGGGAGAGAACTGGGCTGCGTGACACCCCCTGCCTGGCCCAGCTCTGATAGCCCCCCTGGGGACAGGGCTGCGGGGTCacaggggcagcaccccaggtcCCTGCAGGGATGTGGGGTCATAGTGCTGGTTTCATGATTGCCCAAGGGGGAatcagataccagggtgatgggcaCAGGAGACTGACAGGCGGGGGAGGCAGGTGTGGGGTCAGAGGGGCCGGGGGTTACTGGGGAGCAGAGTGATGTTTTAATTAGGAGGGGCAGTATGGggaagtggttagagcagagggctggggccaggactcctgcgtTCTGTTCCCAGGCTCCGTCTAGGTTACACAGGGATGCTAATCtccgggggggttggggggggggcgggtgtgcGGTGCCCCAGCAGAGCACTCTACAGCACAGCAAGGAGGCCCCGTTCCCACAACAACAGGAAGGGGGGCCATCCCCAAAGCACCAGGAACAATGGGAAGGAGGGTCAGGCAGGGTTAGGCTCAGGGTAGCGCTTGGGTCAACGTACTTGGGTTGATGCAGtgttagtgtagacactgtgttgcttatgtAACCTTTCCGCCAGCTGGAGCCGGCAGCAACCAGGATCGGGTTCAATATCTTGGGGTTCCTTTCCATCCATCCAACACAGagccggctcgagcccccacccagtgacctgggacaattacaccccagcccaggggcctctGAGAAGCAaaacttcccctctcgcaagcacagagtccaagggtagaaaagaaacttttaataaaaggagggaagtgacTCGGAGtgaatttgggaaaacaccacacaCAGGGTTCATAAACCTAAACCCTGAgtaaagacccacccccaagtaggtcgggcagtgcccttttcccctcagggtcttagctccagcaacccaaaagtccctttcacatgcccgacctgacccttctctgcacccccctcacagttgctgtccttggtcagcgcagacccagagttcacctctcccctgcctggggcaaagAGGCACCTTACTCGCTCCGCTGCTTGGGCATTCGCTCGCTGCTTCCCCTGGCCACCTGCTCACCGCTGCACCAGCCACTCGGTCACCAGCCAACTGTTAGTCGCCTTCTGCCTCTCGGCTGTGACCTTGGCACATCCGTCTCTGAGTGATTGCCAGCTCTGTGCAGGCTGCCCCATCTCAAGGGATTCCAGCTCTCAGTGgttttagctcttagcaggcagggcagaaacacagtccgaCCGCAACCCGTTCCAGCTCTGACTGGGCATTTAACAGAACAAAGAGGCGCCTAccgaagcctatttagctctattctttgaGCAGTGGAGGGAGCAGACCAGGGAGGCCCCTGCAGTGTACGCAGCCTCCAAGCTGGGGAAACCTGCTTCCACCCCTGTTACTGTCAGAGGACTCTGACATTCAAGCTCCCGACTTAATCAGGTTCTTGCAACTGAGGGGGACAGGTTGAGCACACTCCTGGTTTCCTGtgttcctacaataattacagcattggtaaccatatttcactacccgGCGTTCGgtactaaggtgatttgtacCCAACGTCAGCCACAGTTGATCACTTTTTGCTGCATATGTAAGCAGAGTAGGAACATAAACACAGCcaagtctccccctcccagctagcccTCAGGGAAGCAGTGATTCAGCCCCTGCTTACACTTGcattgactgttgctgcctttcagaagccatcccacaatgccccccaCTGACAGCTAAATTGGCACATGCGCTCCTGGTGAGAACGCacaccaccgacacaaggagtgtagtgtggacgTGTAAAACTGATTCACTGATGCAGTGGCCGTACGtcaatgtaacttaggtcaacttaattttgtagtgtagacttgcccttaccctgccctgagagcaaacaatCCTTTTCCACCCACTGGATAACATTGCAGCacattggggaaactgagacacacacaggcttcataaaaatattacaaaccGTTCCCCCTTCATCACAAAGGGTCCCTGTATAAACAACTCCTTGCCCTACCCCAGAGGGGCCACATCTCAGCACCGGGCAAAGGGTCCCTTCATGAAcaaccctgtgccccaccccagaggtgacagCATCTCAGACCCAagtgaggggtccctgtatagACAACCCAATGCCCAGAGGCAGTTACAGAGGGGCAGGGATCCAGGCTGTCCCAGGGCACTCTGGTGGGGATGTgcagtgaggctgactggcctccCGCCCCACTTGAGAGCGAGGGACCACTACAGCATGGAGCCGCAGCAGCTCTGACATCTTAGAAGCCGATATTCCAAGTGCTtagctgcaccccctgccctgcgctCCGGGTGGTGGGTATTTCAGCCCCTTCTTGATGGGTCTTGGGCCCAGTCTGGCTGCAGGATGGTGTTAAAGATTCTCTAATGGATCCTCTGACCCCGCTCGCCCTTGCAGCCTGTGCCCATGGAGCTCAGAGCCACAGTGCAGTGTGGAGATGGAACAGCCCCATGACACTAGCaagccagatgccagctcatgccaaggtctcATGCCAGGtctcagctgaacactgacaaGTACCTGGATGGCCCCAGTCTGAATCACCTGGGTGTTAGTGTCGTTAAAATAGGTTGTTAAAATAGGTGTTCGAGTTATAGGGATGcgacgttattgacataaactgtgaccgtatagatcattgttgcaaccactgttatatatttgcaacaaatattgtacaaaggttgtcatgtgaggtgtctatgaaaagcttatgatttgctggttaggatgatgctgtctgtctgggtgtatcatttttgtagttgaagttatgaatgtgggctctgtacttgtatctcaaatgtatttgattcCAAGTAGCCTCAGtgaggcatttggtcagcttctcgagaaaggactattctcggTAAgggcccagtcaagaaacacttaactgacaatggactctgggagatgccaatccacatctgagctttcctgggaacgttaaaactaacatgtaaacatgGCATCTGCCtgcaaagaactgagtcatgcatggacatgtgacttgcccatgggacaccagactccatcttgctgctgtggtGTCCTTCCATatgcagaggatataaaagaccctgaaaactcctccatcttgtcttcaatcctgcttctgacatctggagggactttgctacaaactgaagctctgaacaaaggactgaaagacccatcccagctgtggaagttctccagagacttgatttgaaccagaagtttattccatccctgctgcaAGGCTGAACCAAGAgctttgccatgactgtatgtcgTTGATTCCatgtaaccaattctagctcccatctctatctttttccttttatgaataaacctttagattttagattctaaaggactggcaacagcgtgatttgtgggtaagatctgatttgtatattgacctgggtctggggcttggtcctttgggatcgagagaaccttttttcttgtactggggtattggttttcataaccattcgtccccataacaaagggcactggtggtgatactgggaaactggagtgtatatgggaattgcttgtgtgacttatggttagctggtggggtaaaaccaaaagtcctctctgtctggctggtttggtgccTTATAAGTGGAGAAAACCCAGCCTGGgtctgtaactgccctgctctaagcaatttgtcctgaactgacactctcagaagtgtcccaccaaaggcagcattGTTACAAGGGATGTGTTAGGGTTTGGACTTTATTGCATGCTGGTGAGTTGGTGTTAATTTCTCCAATAACATCTGTGTCCCTCATTGTAAGCACCAGTCGCTTCAGGCCCCCGTGCTCCGGGgatgtggaaaatttggaaaacatccagtggagggcaacaaaactgattaggggactggaacacatgacttatgaggagaggctgagggaactgggattgtttagtctgcggaagagaagaatgaggggggatttgatagctgctttcaactacctgaaagggggttccaaagaggatggatctagactgttctcagtggtagcagatgacagaacgaggagtaatggtctcaagttgcagggggggaggtctaggttggatactaggaaaaactttttcactaggagggtggtgaaacactggaatgtgttacctagggaggtggtggaatctccttccatagaagtttttaagggcagtcttgacaaagccctggctgggatgatttaattgggattggtcctgctttgagcagggggttagactagatgacctcctgaggtcccttccaaccctggtattctgtgattctatgaaccacCGTGACTCTCTGTGGGAGtcaggccagccagccccagccagccaagGCAGAGCGCTCTGGGAAGGGAACCACAGGATGAAGGGACCTGCCTGGcccaggggtggagtgtgggtgtgggtggggccacgcTAGGCTGTTTGGGAGGGCACAGCCTAGCCTTGCCTATGATATCCACCACCCGTggttcagatgctcaataaaccttctgtttccccggctggctgagagtcacgtctgactgcggagttggagggcaggaccctctggcttccccaggagcccgcctgggcggactcgctgtgggaagcgcacggaggggcagaggatgctgaatgctccgaggtcagacccaggaaggtggaagctgtgtgagctgtgtgtcctgcagacaggctgctcacaggaaggcgactgccccagagtcctgcctggcttcgtagggagcagttccagagcatcgcccggggactccgtgacaagctCCCATTACAAAGATTGGTAAGTTGGGCAAGCCAGACGAAGGGGTCTGGACCGAGCAATGCCAGGGGGTCTCTCTGAGCACTGAAGGAGGCTCTaacccaggggctggggctggtaaACCCAGACTTGGACAAGCCCTTTAGGGTGTTCACAGACACACCTCAGGCGCAGGGCTGGGCGCGGGGCTGATGCAGGCTGATGCAAAGGGGGAGCGACACCCCATTGTGCACCTGAGCAAGAAGCTGCTTCTCTGGGAGCAGAACTATGGGGCCATCGAGAAGGAACGTCGGGCCCTGGGTTGGGCTCTTACAAAGCTGCAGCCCTGTCTATTTGAGTGGCGTTTTGTGGTGTACACTGACCACTCGCCCTGACGTGGCTGCACCGGCTGAAAGGGGCCGATGCCAAACTCCTAGGGTGGAGTCTGATCCGCCAGGATGATCATATGGGGGTGGTCCATGTTAGGAGGAGCGTGAATGTTATAGGTGATGCGCTGTCCTGAAGAGAggggggccctgaacttccccaggccaCTGGCtggagtgaccccgctcagttcagacTCAAACGGGGGAGTAATGTGCCAAAGCTGGGGATGTTTGTAGTGTTCTACGTGAATAGCGTGTgcgcgcctcagtttccctgtgtgctgcatgtttAACAAGGTGGCGGGAGAGGGGTTGTTGTTGTagaggaccaggtgtgacctcgCCAAGCAGCTGGGACCCCCAGACAAcggcctggagatggggaacccCAACAGCTGCTGCCCTGGTGACTAAGAGGCCCACCCCAGCTTGGGAGCCAGCGGTTCTGGCCAGAGGGGAACAAAGGACGGAAGAGAGAGGGCCCAGTGACCTATTTACCTGGGACAGAAGAcaaagggcaggggaggagctgttgggAGAGATGATACAGGATGCCTTGGCTGGAAGGAGGCgtctctgggctgggaggggagagcagccagagcccccctgGATGTGGGACAGCCCTAGAtgtgctgggctgagggaggccaggcctgaggccggagagtttcctgtgctgggttcagacgttcaataaaccctcctgtgttatgctggctgagagtcgctccagCCTAGGGGATTATTCCCTCTGGCCgtggaggccctgggggtccagagcgagggggctccCCAAGGGGGCCCATGGCAGAGACAGGCcggctaaggctcagagaggtgcggttccaggaggcagaggggcttaacccccaagAGTGAGTGGACCCCCCAAGAAgagctgtcacactgaagggggttcccctcAGGGACCGTACGGGGTCAGGAGAGAGCACGAGTCCTGGGAGTCCATGATAGGGCCTCCTAGCTGTGATGTGAGGCTCCTGGCAGGGCAGGAcagaggaggcaggagctgggaggggagtcCGTCCCACATTTTAAAGAGAAGTTAAAGGCTAGGATGGACTTAGTGCATCCGACCTTGAAAGGCATCTCGGAAAGCGCAGTGTGACAGGCAGGGTGATGGGACCCCTGGCGCACGCTcaaaggaaaagggaacaaatCCCGCTACAAAGGGGGCCGGTATCTCACTGCTGCTTgcactctggggggcagggcaagagATCCCCCCTGCTCCACGTGGCTTAGGCCTAAGGACACACAGAGCTGGCTTTTATAGACGCTTCTATTACTCTTTGAAACCTACAAATGGGACTCGTTTGTGTGTTTG
It contains:
- the FAM221B gene encoding LOW QUALITY PROTEIN: protein FAM221B (The sequence of the model RefSeq protein was modified relative to this genomic sequence to represent the inferred CDS: inserted 1 base in 1 codon; deleted 2 bases in 1 codon), with product MEGEESSMEGKGDWSPPPGQEPSGPSPPPGQEPSGPSPLPAEEPSGPSPLPAEEPSGPSPPPGQEPSGPSPPPGQEPSGPSPPPGQEPSGPSPPPGQEPSGPSHEAPAGAGVEPDEEEDQEEVEVTDIHTQTKHKPLGGTKKKAAKKAVVGYSVRPIVPARRAELVAVAKAMHREQFGREVQELFHLEREAALKAMQTGLYIGWRCPEYLWDCFRVGDLSKCFCGHLLREHQVYTRARMPCIVPSCTCQSFLFIPSRPEDGGEFWLRRRAGFDPSAWRATCRCLHSXEEHAPSARRACRAAGCWCVCFESNFLCAACDRRWEEHETFFETAETRRKGGRPYGEDYLPFAEMPELRDTVLTGHPGHSSAPQAPLGSSLPRPHTLCLFPPQDCEAQPSRAARRREARPGAATNKGTWLCTCGGTGEVRLTGL